ATAGATTAAATTGAGAACTTTAATGAACTTTTTCGATACAGTTTGTTTTTAATATGTTCACAGAAAATTGATTGAAAACAGGTTTGCATTCAACTCGTCTGATCAGGGAGTAGGTTTGCACCTTCCAAGATTGTAGAAGAAATAATACTCATTTATATCTGTTAGGTGTACAAGTAAAATGTACTGAATGCTCAATTGATTCAACAAGCAATGAAGAAAAATGGACATCCAACGATCATGTAAGCAGGTAAATGGTTATATACAGTCATCATATTTAGCTTCCTCTCTGCAAAGAAGATTTAAAAATACACTGCATGCTTCTTGTAGTCAAGTATATTGCATCCATCATcgtaaaaaaaatatatataaaaattacaTGAAGTAAACTGAGGAATTACACTGATTCGGCTTTATGTATTGATATGGAGATTGATCAAATTTACCAGGATATATGTCAGGAAATTAACCACCATGGTATGCAAGCAGAACCAGAGAAGCATACAGACGTATTAAAATTCAGAATTCCGGGTTTAATTGGTCATACCTGAGTACTCACAGTCGCGGTATAATATCAGAAATACGAGCCACCTTTAAACTTGACAAAGTGAATAGCCTTGCAATAAGTTGAAGTACTGCATGTAAAACAAAATGAACATCAGTACGTGGTTCAAAATATAGCAACAAAAACCAACTAGCTCAACAGCTTCAAGGAAAAATCTTAGAATAGCTTAAAAAATAGAAAGGAAATCAACATGCTTctatgaaaggcatatgttataacctatttatttattcgaggatttaacttaattcaaataaaaatttaacaagtaaatagtggttctatcgtcaaagagatctctcaaaataacatctgtcaaaggattcagaaacaatgttcatctatagacttgaggaattacttcactggaagaagttcaagaaattgatcaaggctcagtgatataaatcaagagtgtgaatttaatcaagtgacagagatcttgtcatagtatcagataattacaggatttaatctgaagaaaatcaagttatcaaagtcaagacatgaagaaacgtcacgaaagttagtcactcatgaaccagacaatacatcgagtgtcaacattgaagtggtggaattgattcataattgacagtgattttcagaagattttcagaagaatggttgttgttcgagagtagtattaattctctattaattaattaagtcatataatttaattaagaaaataaattatatctgtaaagattaatttattgattaattgaattaattgattaattaattttgaattaacattatgaattttcagaattgattttgaatttatattcaatattaattcagcatggcAATCAATTGAACTGctatgacaatcagattgtcataccgaaagttctaccagctatgggattgtcttgctagttcaacagattgtcatgccgattgtcttgctagttcaagtgattgtctcaccgattgtcttgctagttcaaaagattgtctcaccgaaagtcatgccaactatcagattgtcttgccagttcaatgaaGTTCTGTTGAtcaaatcatttaaaagacaAGAAGAGCAGCAGGcaataaaaaaaaaagaatacACTTAACCAACTCAAGAACAGAACAAAAGCAGCCGCCCAAAACATTTCATCTctctgctgaattcaagatcaccaatttctagttttaaacttaaatccaaaccactagaaaatcattctcttattcttgtgtaactatctagcggatcaaaatccctagaacttaatctcaaattacttttagcatttgatatttttattgcaaaaatagaaaaagttcatgtcgaatttattctagatttgtaataattttttgagattaatcccttgtaaacgataccgttgttgtaataTCTTTctagtttaataataattttatttaacttaaattttgtttcacttttttattccgcattaaattcgattaaacggtatagtttgtataACTTCTTTCAACAAATATATTGGGACGTAACACATGTCAAGCAACAAACCAAGTCAATTGGGTTACAGAATTACAATAAAAGGTCGTCACCCTGCAAATAGAATCACAACACACGTTACCTTTTAAGAATTTTGCTTTTATCTACCAAGTGCAACTCTGCAGTCCCCTTTTACAGACTGCAGTTAGGCATTTATTTAGAATAGTAATATGTTGCTTCAAAAAAAATAGTAATATGAATATCACAATAAAATAAGCATGCTACATAAAATTACACCAGGAGGAACAATAATATTATACGATAATTACTGAATTTTATTTATCATCTTCAGTCAACTACAGAATATTTTCTGTTATATACAAGAACCATGATCAGCTGACTAGAAACTAAAAGTAATTTTCAGAAAAGAAACAAAGAATGAAAGAAAAGCTACAAGTGTTATTCTTATCTATTCATATTGATATATTGAGATCAATCCGAGGCTTCTTCAATGGCATAGGTGATGGGACAATCATATTGCAGCGAGGGCACCTAGGGTTGCTCTTTGATATGAGTACATAAAGCAGGCAACTGGGGCAACCAGCAGCAAAAGACGCAGATGATCCCTCACAGTCATTCTCACTTTCTTTAACCGAAGATGATGAATTAGTAGGTGACGATGAATGTGACATGGATATAGACCTCTTCCTAATCGTCTCTTTTTCTGCTCTTTCAAGCGCAGATTTCACTTTGTCAAGAGTGCATACACTTTGGTAAATAGATGATGATTGTGGTGGAGATGATTGTACAAGCTTAAGGTCCAAGCTGGAGTCATCAAACAGGTTCAGAGGTTTTTTAGTCGAAGGAGGAAAGTTTAAGTCTTGAAGCGTTGTAACTGTTTGATTGATGTGGTGCTTGCGTCCAGAGGATGAAGTTGCTGTATTCGGAGAATTGCATCTCTGAAGATACACCTTTCCTGACTGCAAGAGTAAGGGTAAAATTTAATGTAAGATCATGGTGTGATAATATAATAAAATGATATGAATTAATTTCAAACAAAATTGCACTCCATATAATGAATAATGATCTTCAGTTCAGATTGTAGAATTCATGACACAGAAGCAACGAGCAAACGAAAAGAAAGATGATGACTAAAATAAATGACACTGATTGATTCTTATGATCCTGCATCTTCTTGTTTTAACTCTTAACAGTTTCAAAAAGATAACAAATAAACTTTCATAATAGCCGGTTAGCCACCGACCAATCACATTCAAACTGAAATAAGACTCTGACAGGGCCAGTTCCATTAATAATATTACATCTGAGAAGTGGCTCTGAAATTTAACAAGGAGAAAACAGAACAATCAACGTATACACACATGCATTCAAGTCATAACAAAAGTGAATATTTTTGGTTTTTGATCACATAATTAAGAGCATAAAAAAAACAGTGAAGAACATAAGAGAAACAATAGAGTAAAAAAAAGCAATAGAAACAATGATAATAAAAATAGCAATAGGAAGAAAAGGGGGTACCTTTAAATCAAGTCTTTTTTCAAAACCAGAGGGAACTTGCAAATCAAGGTCAAGTTCTTGAGAATCATGAGAAGTAGAAGCAGCATTACCAAGCAAGTCACGAGTGATGAGAGCCGTTGATTTGGATATCCCATGTTGTTGTTGTTCATTATATCCGTTCATTATCCTAACAAGATAACCAACATCAGCAGCCATGTTTGTTATGAAGCTTGGATAATATATGATTGTTCTTGATAATAAGAGAGAATAAT
The sequence above is drawn from the Apium graveolens cultivar Ventura chromosome 2, ASM990537v1, whole genome shotgun sequence genome and encodes:
- the LOC141707689 gene encoding uncharacterized protein LOC141707689, coding for MAADVGYLVRIMNGYNEQQQHGISKSTALITRDLLGNAASTSHDSQELDLDLQVPSGFEKRLDLKSGKVYLQRCNSPNTATSSSGRKHHINQTVTTLQDLNFPPSTKKPLNLFDDSSLDLKLVQSSPPQSSSIYQSVCTLDKVKSALERAEKETIRKRSISMSHSSSPTNSSSSVKESENDCEGSSASFAAGCPSCLLYVLISKSNPRCPRCNMIVPSPMPLKKPRIDLNISI